One stretch of Pandoraea oxalativorans DNA includes these proteins:
- a CDS encoding putative bifunctional diguanylate cyclase/phosphodiesterase has translation MSSSYSGWLVALSLAVAVLASFTALDLSGRIYLLTHRGMRQAWLAVGATAMGIGIWSMHFIGMLALSLSPSWSPLDSKATLALGYDPAITAASLGIAIAISWAALWLVASERFTRWRLGCAGVTLGIGIAAMHYSGMAAMKMDPAISYDPLLFAASIAIAIAAATAALWIARTLRDGSLRYVMAKRMGAAVVMGLAITAMHYTGMSAATFAAGAVCGAANGVSSPWLVTTVSLFTFLILITTMLVSRLDARTSFLANSVLQLNTQIARMATYDALTDLPNRRALHDAAARMLINSRRDQRRFAVLFMDLDGFKTINDSLGHNVGDDVLRAFAKRLRKNVNGDDVVARLGGDEFVVLLGSLSSPEVAGRVAQRLLDDMRDGLKVGTQSLHVMPSIGVALFPDDGDSIDLLLKHADTAMYEAKRAGRGIFRYFEPRMNAAAQRTWEIQQALHDAESAQYFSLNFQPKYRGDTEALAGAEALLRLTHPTFGELQPADFIPVAERTGQIVQIGYWVVRATCKHIKEWDAAGLPPVKVAINLSPRQMAQSQLVENIVQIVQDAGIACTRLMFEITETVAMFDAQHTIDVIRAFQDHGFEVAIDDFGTGYSSLAYLQRFRVKQLKMDRFFTNGLDTCGREGSAVVSAIIALAHSLDMDVVAEGVETASQREALKTLDCDELQGFLLGKPLTGDAFARLLASLPGIPGTPVMA, from the coding sequence ATGTCCAGTTCGTACAGTGGTTGGCTTGTTGCGCTATCGCTAGCAGTGGCGGTACTGGCGTCGTTCACGGCGCTCGACCTGTCAGGTCGCATCTATCTTCTGACCCACCGTGGCATGCGCCAGGCGTGGCTTGCCGTAGGCGCGACCGCCATGGGTATCGGCATCTGGTCGATGCACTTCATCGGCATGCTCGCCCTGTCGCTCTCGCCTTCGTGGTCGCCGCTCGACTCGAAAGCCACGCTCGCCCTCGGCTACGACCCGGCCATCACGGCGGCGTCGCTCGGCATTGCCATCGCGATTTCATGGGCAGCGCTCTGGCTCGTCGCCAGCGAACGCTTCACCCGGTGGCGCCTCGGATGCGCGGGCGTCACGCTGGGCATCGGCATCGCCGCCATGCATTACTCCGGCATGGCCGCCATGAAGATGGACCCAGCCATCAGCTACGATCCGCTGCTCTTCGCCGCGTCGATCGCCATTGCCATTGCGGCCGCCACGGCGGCGCTGTGGATCGCCCGGACGCTGCGCGACGGCAGCCTGCGGTATGTGATGGCCAAGCGCATGGGTGCCGCCGTCGTCATGGGGCTTGCCATCACCGCGATGCACTACACCGGCATGTCGGCCGCCACGTTCGCCGCGGGCGCCGTCTGCGGCGCAGCCAACGGCGTGAGTTCGCCGTGGCTGGTGACGACCGTGAGCCTGTTTACCTTCCTGATTCTGATCACCACGATGCTGGTCTCCCGTCTGGACGCGCGTACGAGCTTCCTGGCCAACTCCGTCCTGCAACTGAACACCCAGATCGCCCGCATGGCGACGTACGACGCGCTGACGGATCTGCCCAACCGCCGCGCCCTGCATGACGCGGCCGCGCGCATGCTGATCAACTCGCGTCGCGACCAGCGCCGGTTTGCGGTGCTGTTCATGGATCTGGACGGCTTCAAGACCATCAACGATTCGCTGGGCCACAACGTAGGCGACGACGTACTGCGCGCCTTCGCCAAGCGACTGCGCAAGAACGTGAATGGCGACGACGTGGTGGCCCGGTTGGGCGGCGACGAGTTCGTGGTGCTGCTCGGCTCGCTGTCGTCACCCGAAGTCGCGGGACGTGTGGCACAGCGACTGCTCGACGACATGCGCGACGGTCTGAAGGTCGGCACCCAGTCGCTGCACGTCATGCCCAGCATTGGTGTGGCGCTGTTTCCTGACGACGGCGACAGCATCGACTTGCTGCTCAAGCACGCCGACACCGCCATGTACGAAGCCAAGCGCGCGGGCCGGGGCATCTTCCGGTACTTCGAGCCGCGCATGAACGCGGCGGCCCAGCGCACCTGGGAAATTCAGCAAGCGCTGCACGACGCCGAGAGCGCGCAGTACTTCTCGCTGAATTTTCAACCGAAGTATCGTGGCGACACGGAAGCGCTGGCGGGTGCCGAGGCCCTGCTACGCCTGACGCACCCGACCTTCGGCGAATTGCAGCCGGCCGACTTCATCCCGGTCGCCGAGCGCACGGGTCAGATCGTGCAGATCGGTTACTGGGTGGTGCGTGCCACGTGCAAGCACATCAAGGAGTGGGATGCGGCCGGGTTGCCGCCGGTGAAGGTGGCGATCAACCTGTCGCCGCGCCAGATGGCGCAGTCGCAGTTGGTCGAGAACATCGTGCAAATCGTGCAGGACGCTGGCATCGCCTGCACGCGTCTGATGTTCGAGATCACCGAGACGGTGGCGATGTTCGACGCACAGCACACGATCGACGTGATCCGCGCCTTTCAGGATCACGGCTTCGAGGTGGCGATCGACGACTTCGGGACGGGCTATTCGAGTCTGGCGTACTTGCAACGCTTCCGCGTCAAGCAGCTGAAGATGGACCGCTTTTTCACCAACGGACTGGATACTTGCGGACGCGAAGGCAGTGCTGTGGTGTCCGCCATCATTGCGCTGGCCCACTCGCTCGATATGGACGTGGTGGCCGAAGGCGTCGAGACGGCGTCGCAACGCGAAGCGCTCAAGACACTCGATTGCGACGAGCTACAGGGTTTCCTGCTGGGCAAACCGCTGACCGGTGACGCCTTTGCCCGCCTGCTCGCATCGCTGCCGGGCATCCCGGGCACGCCTGTGATGGCCTGA
- a CDS encoding site-specific integrase, with translation MRKSNAGDLVKIVDATHLPTPLDPATLNADAREAAQALVREGDSANTRQSYQSAMRYWMGWYRLRYGAPLIPPLTPAVIVQFVVDHAQRQGKHGLTTEMPEALDAALVAQGLKARTGPPALATLRHRISVIAKLHTSRDLPNPCAEPAVRELLARTRRAYAKRGVKTAKKDALTREPLRALLATCDDSLRGKRDRALLLFAWASGGRRRSEVVRATCENVRRSGPEHYVYTLGWSKTNQQGTDRPENEKPVTGAAAAALTDWLAASGIDGGPIFRRVRRGGHIGEALSEAAVRDIVRERCALAGLEGDFSAHSLRAGFVTEAALRQVPLAETMSMTGHTSVATVVGYFRRADMQRSRASDLMGADDGAHE, from the coding sequence ATGCGCAAAAGCAACGCTGGCGATCTCGTGAAAATCGTGGATGCAACCCACCTCCCTACGCCGCTGGATCCGGCCACGCTGAATGCCGACGCTCGGGAAGCCGCGCAGGCGCTCGTTCGTGAAGGCGACTCGGCAAATACACGCCAGAGTTACCAGTCGGCCATGCGTTACTGGATGGGTTGGTATCGGTTGCGCTACGGTGCGCCGCTGATCCCCCCGCTAACGCCCGCAGTGATCGTGCAATTCGTTGTCGATCACGCACAGCGTCAGGGCAAGCATGGGCTGACGACGGAGATGCCAGAGGCCCTCGATGCGGCGCTGGTCGCACAAGGGCTCAAAGCGCGCACCGGTCCGCCCGCGCTCGCGACACTGCGCCACCGGATCAGCGTCATCGCCAAGCTGCACACCTCGCGCGATCTGCCCAATCCCTGCGCCGAACCGGCAGTTCGGGAGTTGCTCGCCAGAACGCGGCGTGCCTATGCGAAACGTGGCGTGAAGACCGCCAAGAAAGATGCGCTCACCCGCGAACCGTTGCGCGCGCTGCTGGCCACCTGCGACGACTCGCTGCGCGGCAAGCGCGACCGGGCATTGCTGCTCTTTGCATGGGCGAGCGGCGGACGCCGACGCTCCGAAGTCGTTCGCGCAACGTGTGAGAACGTGCGACGAAGTGGACCGGAACATTACGTCTACACGCTGGGCTGGTCGAAGACGAACCAGCAGGGGACCGACCGCCCGGAGAATGAAAAGCCGGTGACGGGTGCTGCCGCCGCCGCGCTCACGGACTGGCTGGCAGCGTCGGGCATCGATGGCGGTCCGATCTTTCGGCGGGTGCGGCGCGGGGGCCATATCGGAGAAGCGCTTTCGGAGGCCGCAGTGCGCGATATCGTGCGTGAGCGCTGCGCACTGGCGGGCCTCGAGGGCGATTTCTCGGCACACTCGTTGCGCGCAGGCTTCGTGACGGAAGCGGCACTTCGGCAAGTGCCACTGGCCGAGACGATGTCGATGACCGGACATACCAGCGTGGCCACCGTCGTCGGATACTTCCGTCGGGCAGACATGCAACGCTCGCGTGCCTCCGATTTGATGGGCGCCGACGACGGCGCGCACGAATAA
- a CDS encoding HlyD family secretion protein — protein sequence MTSPSTPAQHASQPGGPSEKRKFLRSLAMRGAVVAAAIAVLGYGTYWWTTARYLESTDDAYVGGDVTVLGPKVPGYIAQVLVTDNQTVHAGDVLVRLDDRDYRAALAKAEGAVAAQQALIANLDATAKLQAAVIAQARASVVAVTADARRAHDDQVRYQDLVAKAAVSVQSAQKADADYKQIVANRDRAEAGAVAAERQLDVIATQKQQAQAALAQAIAERDIAKLNVEYTVLRAPVDGTIGNRRARPGAYAQAGTQLLAVVPAHGLWVDANFKEGQVAHLRPGMPVKIEADVLPGRVFHGRVASLAPATGAQFSVLPPENATGNFTKIVQRVPVRVQLDDADARLGTLRPGLSVTAEVDARGEGSGDGRGDKSSAPAPAKVAAR from the coding sequence ATGACATCCCCGAGCACTCCCGCCCAACACGCCAGCCAACCGGGCGGTCCCTCTGAGAAGCGCAAGTTCCTGCGCAGCCTCGCCATGCGCGGCGCGGTTGTCGCCGCGGCGATCGCGGTGCTGGGTTACGGGACTTACTGGTGGACGACGGCGCGCTATCTGGAATCGACGGACGATGCCTATGTCGGTGGCGACGTCACCGTGCTCGGCCCCAAGGTGCCGGGGTACATCGCGCAAGTGTTGGTGACGGATAACCAGACCGTGCATGCGGGTGACGTGCTGGTGCGGCTGGACGACCGCGACTACCGCGCTGCATTGGCGAAGGCCGAAGGCGCTGTTGCCGCGCAGCAGGCGCTGATTGCGAATCTCGATGCAACGGCGAAGCTGCAGGCGGCGGTCATTGCGCAGGCGCGCGCCAGCGTGGTGGCGGTGACTGCCGACGCACGACGTGCGCATGACGACCAGGTGCGTTATCAGGATCTCGTCGCCAAGGCGGCGGTGTCGGTGCAGAGCGCGCAGAAGGCGGACGCCGACTACAAGCAGATCGTCGCGAATCGCGATCGGGCGGAGGCAGGGGCCGTGGCGGCCGAGCGTCAACTGGACGTGATTGCCACACAGAAGCAGCAGGCGCAGGCGGCACTGGCACAGGCCATCGCCGAGCGCGACATCGCCAAACTCAACGTCGAATACACGGTCCTGCGTGCGCCGGTCGACGGCACCATCGGGAACCGTCGGGCGCGTCCGGGCGCGTACGCGCAAGCGGGCACGCAACTGCTGGCCGTCGTACCGGCGCACGGACTTTGGGTCGATGCGAACTTCAAGGAGGGGCAGGTGGCGCATCTGCGTCCCGGCATGCCCGTGAAGATCGAGGCAGACGTGTTGCCCGGTCGCGTCTTCCACGGCCGAGTGGCGAGTCTTGCCCCTGCGACGGGCGCGCAATTCAGCGTGTTGCCGCCGGAAAACGCGACGGGCAACTTCACGAAGATCGTGCAGCGCGTGCCGGTGCGAGTGCAGCTTGACGATGCGGATGCGCGTCTGGGGACGTTGCGCCCCGGTCTGTCGGTGACGGCCGAGGTGGATGCGCGCGGCGAAGGTAGCGGTGATGGCAGGGGCGACAAGTCGTCGGCCCCGGCACCCGCCAAGGTAGCCGCGCGATGA
- a CDS encoding DNA-binding protein has product MTASHTPKSATLAPSPRQGGRGISEHDVWTAADTLLMSGQRPTIERIRQQLGRGSPNTVSPYLDAWFAGLGARLKGADGAGGGVMGLPDGVPMPEPVARAALDWWALAIHEARTALAEEAAAQRAALDAREAELAADREALEQARAVLHERIASAETAAADARQARDEAQAQARRAEALLIDAQADAVASRQSLASARDAAQAMQDAHASHRADWDAERAKLVERADANERRLMLELDTARESIKSLQQERKQAQRQLQDAEASLAAMTEAQHEMRSAKALQDVVIARLREQVGTQEALVSTYQSMLAAPPASVAGRGVASSATLGVKRRLSSAVAPTASVLRRARRP; this is encoded by the coding sequence ATGACTGCGTCCCACACCCCGAAATCCGCCACGCTCGCGCCGTCGCCTCGACAGGGCGGTCGCGGTATTTCCGAGCATGACGTATGGACGGCCGCCGATACGTTATTGATGTCGGGGCAGCGTCCGACGATTGAGCGGATTCGCCAGCAACTGGGGCGCGGATCGCCGAACACCGTGAGTCCTTATCTGGATGCGTGGTTTGCGGGATTGGGGGCGCGTCTGAAAGGTGCGGACGGTGCCGGTGGCGGCGTGATGGGTTTGCCGGACGGAGTGCCCATGCCGGAGCCAGTGGCCCGGGCCGCATTGGATTGGTGGGCGTTGGCGATACACGAAGCCCGTACGGCGCTGGCCGAGGAGGCTGCCGCGCAGCGCGCGGCGCTCGATGCGCGGGAAGCCGAATTGGCGGCGGATCGCGAAGCGCTGGAGCAAGCCCGCGCTGTGCTGCACGAGCGGATTGCTTCGGCGGAGACGGCTGCGGCGGATGCCCGTCAGGCGCGCGATGAGGCGCAGGCACAGGCACGTCGCGCCGAGGCGTTGCTCATCGATGCGCAGGCGGATGCCGTGGCCTCGCGTCAGTCGCTTGCCTCGGCGCGCGACGCGGCGCAGGCGATGCAGGACGCGCATGCCTCGCATCGAGCAGACTGGGATGCCGAGCGCGCGAAGCTGGTGGAACGTGCCGACGCCAACGAACGTCGCTTGATGCTGGAGCTGGATACGGCGCGCGAATCCATCAAGTCGTTGCAGCAGGAGCGCAAGCAGGCACAACGTCAGTTGCAGGACGCCGAGGCCAGTCTCGCGGCGATGACCGAAGCGCAGCACGAGATGCGTTCGGCCAAAGCGTTGCAGGACGTCGTGATCGCGCGCCTTCGCGAACAGGTCGGCACGCAGGAAGCACTGGTCTCGACCTATCAGTCGATGTTGGCGGCGCCGCCTGCATCGGTGGCCGGACGCGGCGTGGCGTCGAGCGCGACATTGGGCGTCAAGCGGCGTCTTAGCAGCGCCGTCGCGCCGACGGCTTCAGTGTTACGTCGGGCGCGGCGTCCGTGA
- a CDS encoding winged helix-turn-helix transcriptional regulator, with product MQRKTFRDMQCPIARSLERVGEWWSILILREAGYGTTRFDDFQRRLDIAPNMLTRRLNALVEEGLLARRQYCDRPPRFEYVLTDAGRDFRPVLWALLAWGNRHFAPEGIAAQLVDRETGQVVEPVVVDAVTGVRLDPKRHVPSAGPVATQGMRARLARAAAFATGQPVAEAEGKAEASSEEVAADR from the coding sequence ATGCAACGAAAGACATTCCGCGACATGCAATGCCCCATTGCCCGCAGCCTTGAGCGCGTGGGCGAATGGTGGAGCATCCTGATCTTGCGCGAGGCAGGCTACGGGACCACGCGCTTCGACGATTTTCAGCGTCGCCTGGATATCGCGCCCAACATGTTGACCCGACGTCTGAATGCGTTGGTGGAAGAAGGCTTGCTGGCGCGTCGTCAGTACTGCGATCGCCCGCCGCGCTTCGAATACGTGCTCACCGACGCCGGTCGGGATTTCCGTCCGGTGCTGTGGGCATTGCTCGCATGGGGTAATCGGCACTTTGCGCCGGAAGGCATTGCGGCTCAGTTGGTGGACCGGGAGACGGGGCAAGTGGTCGAGCCGGTCGTGGTCGATGCAGTGACCGGGGTGCGACTGGACCCGAAGCGGCACGTGCCTAGCGCAGGTCCGGTGGCCACCCAGGGCATGCGTGCGCGCCTGGCGCGAGCCGCAGCGTTTGCGACGGGGCAGCCTGTGGCGGAGGCAGAAGGAAAAGCGGAAGCCAGTTCTGAGGAAGTGGCGGCTGATCGTTGA
- a CDS encoding efflux transporter outer membrane subunit has product MNATLLTVPGATPSILRNALLALSVSAMAGCAVGPDYVAPKADLPTHFQGGAALAQRDASHGLTDSPPENGVALETWWTRFHDPVLTGIVEQALAQNLDLQAAVARVEQARAQARAAGAQRLPSLTLDGSVTREHQSLESPLGVVARNLPGYNRNMTIYDIGAGASWELDLFGGLQRSAQAAGALAQAAQAQRDGVRVSIVAEAADAYFRVRAAQRRLAIAQDQIDTDARLMDIVRLRLKDGLATARELAQSEALLAQARTTLPPLRIERETQLNRLDVLMGAAPGTYARRMSVVTQDDDLKARPLTIPAIGDASAPTDLLRRRPDVIAAERKLAASNERIGASLAEYYPKLSLSGVLGFDTLAGARVPSAATFQPLAALGLRWRLFDFGRIDAEVAQARGANAQALAEYRLSMLHATEDVENAIVTLVELEQQRKDLASAVDAQTRARDSAQEAYTGGTVSLYEVLDADRQLLTVRDADARAQADNARAAVATFRALGGGWEASTPTLAQAK; this is encoded by the coding sequence ATGAATGCAACCCTGCTCACGGTGCCCGGCGCTACCCCGTCGATTCTGCGCAATGCCTTACTGGCGCTGTCTGTCAGCGCAATGGCCGGATGCGCGGTCGGCCCCGATTACGTCGCGCCGAAGGCCGATTTGCCGACGCATTTCCAGGGCGGCGCAGCGCTCGCGCAACGCGATGCGAGCCATGGACTGACGGACTCGCCGCCAGAAAACGGCGTGGCATTGGAGACCTGGTGGACGCGCTTTCATGACCCGGTGCTAACAGGGATCGTCGAGCAGGCGCTCGCGCAGAACCTCGACTTGCAGGCTGCCGTGGCACGCGTCGAACAAGCCCGGGCACAGGCGCGTGCGGCTGGCGCGCAACGACTGCCCTCGCTCACCCTGGACGGCAGCGTCACGCGCGAGCATCAGTCGCTGGAAAGCCCGCTTGGCGTGGTGGCGCGCAACCTCCCCGGCTATAACCGCAACATGACGATTTACGACATCGGCGCGGGCGCAAGCTGGGAGCTGGATCTGTTTGGCGGACTGCAACGCTCGGCACAAGCCGCAGGTGCGTTGGCGCAAGCGGCGCAGGCACAGCGTGACGGCGTGCGTGTGAGCATCGTGGCCGAGGCCGCCGATGCCTATTTCCGCGTCAGGGCCGCCCAGCGACGATTGGCGATTGCACAGGACCAGATCGACACCGACGCGCGGTTGATGGACATCGTCCGATTGCGGCTGAAGGATGGCTTGGCGACGGCGCGCGAACTCGCGCAATCGGAAGCGTTGCTGGCACAGGCGCGTACAACGCTGCCACCGCTACGCATTGAGCGTGAGACGCAACTCAATCGACTCGATGTGTTGATGGGCGCAGCACCTGGCACCTATGCGCGACGCATGAGCGTGGTCACGCAGGATGACGATCTGAAGGCGCGTCCGCTGACGATTCCGGCCATCGGTGACGCCAGCGCCCCCACCGATTTGCTGCGCCGCCGACCGGACGTCATCGCCGCAGAACGCAAACTGGCAGCGTCCAATGAACGGATTGGCGCATCGCTCGCGGAGTACTACCCCAAGCTATCGCTCTCCGGTGTGCTGGGATTCGACACGCTCGCTGGCGCACGTGTGCCGAGCGCCGCGACGTTCCAGCCGCTTGCCGCGCTGGGCCTGCGCTGGCGTCTGTTCGATTTCGGACGCATCGACGCCGAAGTCGCTCAGGCGCGCGGCGCAAACGCACAAGCCTTGGCGGAGTACCGGCTGTCGATGCTGCACGCCACGGAAGACGTCGAAAACGCCATCGTCACACTGGTGGAACTCGAACAGCAACGCAAGGATCTGGCGAGCGCCGTCGACGCGCAGACACGCGCGCGCGACAGCGCGCAGGAGGCATACACGGGCGGGACCGTGAGTCTTTACGAAGTGCTGGACGCCGACCGCCAGTTATTGACGGTGCGCGACGCCGATGCCCGCGCACAGGCAGACAACGCTCGGGCGGCCGTTGCGACGTTCCGCGCGCTGGGAGGTGGATGGGAGGCCAGCACACCGACGCTCGCGCAGGCGAAGTGA
- a CDS encoding DHA2 family efflux MFS transporter permease subunit — protein MSTPAKIIAFATMVVGMFIALLDIQIVSASLRDIGGGLSAGADETAWVQTSYLIAEIIVIPLSGWLSRVMSTRWIFAASAAGFTVASLLCGAAWNIQSMIAFRALQGFLGGSMIPLVFTTAFAFFSGPQRVVAAAVIGGLSSLAPTLGPTIGGWITDNYSWHWLFFINIVPGIFVTVTVPLLVRIDRPDFSLLRGADYLGMVLMAVSLGCLEYTLEEGPRWDWFGDDTIRATAWLAGLCGVAFIWRSLVYSQPIVDLRALKQRNFALGCFFSFATGIGIFATIYLTPLFLGRVRGFSAFEIGMAVFSTGVFQLLSIPIYAMLANRIDLRILMMLGIGGFASSMWQFAPITHDWGSLQLMLPQALRGASQQFAVAPIVTLTLGSLAPARLRLASGLFNLMRNLGGAIGIAVCTTVLNDRTNLHFFRLAERMGEGNPAVGQWLASVGARLGATGLDLVDAQTAALRQLWLLTLREAQTITFGDIFGGLGLIFLGVTLMVPLMRRVAPPKAPSADAH, from the coding sequence ATGTCGACGCCCGCCAAGATCATCGCCTTCGCCACGATGGTCGTCGGCATGTTTATCGCGCTGCTCGACATTCAGATCGTGTCGGCCTCGTTGCGCGATATCGGCGGCGGCCTTTCGGCGGGCGCGGACGAAACGGCCTGGGTGCAGACCAGTTACCTGATCGCCGAGATCATCGTGATTCCGCTCTCGGGCTGGCTGTCTCGCGTGATGTCGACGCGCTGGATCTTCGCTGCCTCGGCGGCGGGCTTTACCGTGGCGAGCCTGCTGTGCGGCGCGGCGTGGAACATCCAGAGCATGATCGCGTTCCGTGCGCTGCAAGGGTTTCTCGGCGGTTCGATGATTCCACTGGTCTTCACCACGGCGTTTGCCTTCTTCAGTGGGCCGCAGCGCGTGGTGGCGGCGGCTGTGATCGGCGGTCTTTCGTCATTGGCGCCGACACTCGGGCCGACCATCGGCGGGTGGATCACGGACAACTACTCGTGGCACTGGCTGTTTTTCATCAACATCGTCCCGGGCATCTTCGTGACGGTGACGGTGCCGTTGCTGGTGCGCATCGACCGTCCCGACTTCTCGCTGCTGCGTGGTGCGGATTATCTGGGGATGGTCCTGATGGCGGTGAGCCTCGGGTGTCTCGAATACACGCTGGAAGAGGGGCCGCGCTGGGACTGGTTCGGTGACGACACCATCCGTGCGACGGCGTGGCTGGCCGGGCTGTGTGGCGTGGCGTTCATCTGGCGCAGTCTGGTGTATTCGCAGCCGATCGTGGATTTGCGGGCGCTCAAGCAGCGGAACTTCGCGCTCGGGTGCTTCTTCTCGTTTGCAACGGGCATCGGCATTTTCGCGACGATTTACCTCACGCCGCTGTTCCTTGGACGCGTGCGTGGATTTTCGGCGTTCGAGATCGGCATGGCGGTGTTCTCGACCGGGGTCTTCCAGTTGTTGTCGATTCCTATCTACGCAATGCTGGCCAACCGGATCGATTTACGCATCCTGATGATGCTCGGGATCGGTGGGTTTGCCTCGTCGATGTGGCAGTTCGCGCCCATCACGCACGATTGGGGTTCGCTGCAACTGATGCTGCCGCAGGCGCTGCGCGGTGCGTCGCAACAGTTCGCGGTGGCGCCGATTGTCACGCTGACGCTGGGCAGCCTTGCGCCTGCGCGATTGCGTCTGGCGTCGGGGCTTTTCAATCTGATGCGCAACCTCGGCGGTGCCATTGGCATCGCAGTCTGTACGACGGTCCTTAACGACCGGACAAATCTGCACTTCTTCCGGCTCGCCGAGCGCATGGGTGAGGGCAATCCGGCGGTCGGCCAGTGGTTGGCGAGCGTGGGCGCTCGGTTGGGTGCGACAGGACTGGACCTGGTCGATGCGCAGACGGCTGCGCTTCGACAACTTTGGCTGCTGACGCTGCGCGAAGCCCAGACGATTACGTTCGGCGATATCTTTGGCGGGCTGGGGCTGATTTTTCTGGGGGTGACGCTGATGGTGCCGCTCATGCGTCGGGTTGCACCGCCCAAAGCGCCGAGCGCAGATGCGCACTGA
- a CDS encoding NAD(P)H-dependent flavin oxidoreductase has protein sequence MPSSLASQSRNRALIERLGLLTPIIQAPMAGTSTPALAAAVSNAGGLGSIGVAAGNAQTARKAIHETRALTRKPFNVNVFCHAPAKLDASRDAAWLAYLAPEFARFDATPPAALSEIYTSFVADDAMYAMLLEERPAVVSFHFGLPSQEKIDALHAAGIMLFATATNLAEARAIEAAGVDAIVAQGYEAGGHRGRFEDLGDRVPTDDEQLGTLALVRLIVTHTSVPVIAAGGIMDGAGIAAVLALGAQAAQLGTAFVACPESSADAAYRARLTGPNPPRTALIRAISGRPARGFVNRLFALEQTAERPDLPAYPVTYDAGKAINAAAKAKGNSDYAAQWAGQAAPLVRAMPAAELVGVLRAEVHETFDALRDLAASF, from the coding sequence ATGCCTAGCTCCCTTGCTTCCCAATCCCGTAATCGCGCGCTCATCGAGCGACTCGGCCTGCTCACTCCCATCATTCAGGCGCCGATGGCGGGCACGTCCACACCGGCGCTTGCTGCTGCCGTCTCAAACGCAGGCGGGCTCGGCTCCATCGGCGTGGCGGCGGGGAATGCGCAAACGGCTCGCAAAGCCATTCACGAAACGCGTGCCCTTACGCGCAAGCCGTTCAACGTCAACGTGTTCTGCCACGCGCCGGCCAAACTCGACGCCTCGCGCGATGCCGCCTGGCTCGCCTATCTGGCCCCGGAATTCGCGCGCTTCGACGCCACGCCGCCCGCCGCGCTCAGCGAGATCTATACGAGCTTCGTCGCCGACGACGCGATGTACGCCATGCTGCTCGAAGAGCGCCCGGCCGTCGTCAGCTTTCACTTCGGTTTGCCCTCGCAAGAGAAGATCGACGCGCTGCACGCCGCTGGCATCATGCTGTTCGCCACGGCGACGAATCTCGCCGAGGCCCGCGCCATTGAAGCGGCAGGGGTGGACGCCATCGTCGCGCAGGGATACGAGGCCGGTGGCCATCGCGGACGCTTCGAAGATCTCGGCGACCGCGTGCCGACCGACGACGAGCAGCTCGGCACCCTGGCGCTGGTGCGGTTGATCGTGACGCACACGTCCGTTCCCGTGATCGCCGCTGGCGGCATCATGGACGGGGCAGGGATCGCCGCCGTGCTCGCGCTCGGCGCGCAAGCCGCACAACTCGGCACGGCCTTCGTCGCCTGCCCGGAATCGTCGGCCGACGCGGCTTACCGGGCGCGACTCACCGGACCGAATCCGCCGCGCACCGCCCTCATTCGCGCCATCTCCGGACGCCCCGCTCGCGGCTTCGTCAATCGGCTCTTTGCGCTTGAACAAACCGCCGAGCGTCCCGACTTGCCCGCCTATCCTGTGACGTACGACGCAGGCAAGGCCATCAACGCCGCCGCCAAGGCCAAGGGGAACAGCGACTACGCCGCGCAGTGGGCCGGTCAGGCTGCGCCGCTTGTGCGCGCGATGCCAGCCGCTGAACTCGTGGGCGTGCTGCGTGCGGAAGTGCACGAAACGTTCGACGCGCTGCGCGATCTGGCCGCCAGTTTCTGA